From Micrococcus porci, one genomic window encodes:
- a CDS encoding RusA family crossover junction endodeoxyribonuclease: MSEEGVFKVTSLEHGARVLIESRLPPLSLQARRARLQALKSRLADAVSEATDFHFTHDVEATFNWFISDRERYQTHTAADLDNVLKPLLDATTGPNGVMIDDNQVQSIRAWWMPPSHPDVVFTLELASLHPDDTLKRAGAAFVEFTPDTSYLLPGEAKDHWALMVDDYRRSVEHQAYARSLGLADDVVAMSGPIARPWHTQRLRMQGFTVIHESSFPRSSDLI, encoded by the coding sequence GTGTCGGAAGAAGGTGTCTTCAAGGTCACATCACTCGAGCATGGAGCGCGAGTATTGATTGAGTCACGGCTACCACCGCTATCTCTTCAGGCTAGACGAGCTCGTCTCCAAGCACTCAAGTCACGTCTCGCTGACGCTGTCTCTGAAGCGACAGACTTTCACTTCACCCACGATGTTGAAGCCACGTTCAACTGGTTTATCTCCGATCGCGAGCGGTACCAGACCCATACAGCTGCGGACCTCGACAACGTGCTGAAGCCGCTCCTTGACGCGACAACAGGGCCAAATGGCGTCATGATCGATGACAATCAGGTCCAATCGATCCGCGCCTGGTGGATGCCCCCAAGCCATCCTGATGTTGTATTCACGTTGGAGCTCGCGTCGTTGCACCCCGACGACACTCTCAAACGTGCTGGAGCCGCATTCGTCGAGTTCACCCCGGATACGAGCTACCTATTGCCTGGAGAAGCGAAGGATCATTGGGCGTTGATGGTTGATGATTATCGTCGCTCAGTTGAGCATCAAGCGTATGCGCGTTCGCTCGGGTTAGCCGATGACGTTGTCGCGATGTCCGGGCCAATCGCTCGACCATGGCACACGCAGAGACTCAGGATGCAAGGGTTCACCGTTATCCACGAAAGTAGCTTTCCGAGGTCTTCTGACCTCATCTGA
- a CDS encoding IS3 family transposase (programmed frameshift), translated as MSKPYPKEFRDDVVRIARNREPGVELSQIAKDFGIHFTTLYAWMKKADIEDGDRPGTTEAQYAELREAKRRIRTLEQEVEVLRRAAAYLSQAHLPKMMHPLVRELAVDGIPVAVTCRVLKIARQPYYRWLASPVTPAELDEAYRANALFDAHKDDPEFGYRFLADEAREAGESMAERTAWRICSDMGWWSAFGKKRGRNGKKPGSPVHDDLCAVTDEKGRIRHQFNADAVNELWIGDITEHRTGEDRLYLCAFKDVYSNRIVGYSIDSRMKSSLAVTALNNAVARRGEVAGCVVHTDRGSQCRSRKFVHALNRHGMVGSMGRVGATGDNAAMASFFALLQKNVLERRSWATREDLRIAIVTWIERTYHRRRRQVALGRLTPIEYEAIMTTPASQAA; from the exons GTGTCCAAGCCGTACCCCAAGGAGTTCCGTGATGACGTCGTGCGCATCGCTAGGAACCGTGAGCCCGGTGTCGAGCTCTCCCAGATCGCGAAGGACTTCGGGATCCACTTCACAACGCTGTACGCGTGGATGAAGAAGGCCGACATCGAAGACGGCGACCGGCCCGGCACGACTGAGGCACAGTACGCTGAGCTGCGTGAAGCCAAGCGCCGGATCAGGACCCTCGAGCAAGAGGTCGAGGTCCTGCGACGCGCTGCCGCCTACCTCTCCCAGGCGCACCTTCCG AAAATGATGCACCCGCTCGTCCGCGAGCTGGCCGTTGACGGGATCCCTGTCGCGGTGACGTGCCGGGTCCTCAAGATCGCCCGCCAGCCCTACTACCGCTGGCTCGCCAGCCCAGTCACGCCCGCTGAACTCGACGAGGCCTACCGCGCGAACGCACTGTTCGATGCCCACAAGGACGACCCCGAGTTCGGCTACCGGTTCCTGGCCGACGAGGCACGTGAGGCCGGCGAATCGATGGCTGAGCGCACCGCCTGGCGAATCTGCTCCGACATGGGTTGGTGGAGTGCGTTTGGGAAGAAGCGCGGGCGCAACGGCAAGAAGCCCGGCTCACCGGTCCACGACGACCTGTGTGCGGTGACCGACGAGAAGGGCCGGATCCGGCATCAGTTCAACGCCGACGCCGTGAACGAGCTCTGGATCGGCGACATCACCGAACACCGCACCGGCGAAGATCGCCTCTACCTGTGCGCGTTCAAGGACGTCTACTCCAACCGGATCGTGGGCTACTCCATCGACTCTCGGATGAAGTCCAGCCTCGCGGTGACGGCCTTGAACAACGCCGTCGCCAGGCGCGGTGAGGTCGCCGGATGCGTGGTTCACACGGACAGAGGGTCGCAATGTCGAAGCCGGAAATTCGTTCACGCCCTCAACCGCCACGGCATGGTCGGATCCATGGGCCGCGTCGGAGCAACGGGCGACAACGCAGCCATGGCATCGTTCTTCGCGCTGCTCCAGAAGAACGTCCTCGAGCGCCGGTCCTGGGCCACCCGGGAAGACCTGCGGATCGCGATCGTGACCTGGATCGAACGGACCTACCACCGCCGCCGACGACAAGTCGCGCTCGGCCGATTGACCCCGATCGAGTACGAAGCCATCATGACCACGCCAGCCAGTCAGGCTGCGTGA
- the orn gene encoding oligoribonuclease, producing MSETSTPAPESAPLVWIDCEMTGLDPDVDVLVEVAVLITDSELNVLDEGLDLVIRPTPEALAQMDPFVRDMHTSSGLLPELAEGLELDDAAARVLEYIAARVPAGKGLLAGNSVGQDKLFLARYMPAVIDHLHYRIVDVSTVKELARRWYPRAYYQAPAKTGGHRALGDIRDSITELRYYREAVMVPAPGPTSEEARAIAEVVSGAQA from the coding sequence ATGAGCGAGACGAGCACCCCCGCGCCCGAAAGCGCCCCCCTGGTCTGGATCGACTGCGAGATGACGGGCCTGGACCCTGACGTCGACGTGCTGGTGGAGGTGGCGGTCCTCATCACGGACTCGGAGCTGAACGTCCTCGACGAGGGCCTGGACCTCGTGATCCGCCCCACCCCCGAGGCCCTCGCCCAGATGGACCCCTTCGTGCGGGACATGCACACCTCCTCCGGCCTGCTGCCGGAGCTGGCGGAGGGCCTCGAGCTCGACGACGCCGCCGCGCGCGTCCTCGAGTACATCGCCGCCCGTGTGCCCGCCGGCAAGGGGCTGCTGGCCGGCAACTCGGTGGGCCAGGACAAGCTGTTCCTCGCCCGTTACATGCCCGCCGTCATCGACCACCTGCACTACCGGATCGTGGACGTGTCGACCGTGAAGGAGCTGGCCCGCCGCTGGTACCCGCGCGCCTACTACCAGGCCCCCGCCAAGACCGGCGGCCACCGCGCCCTCGGCGACATCAGGGACTCGATCACGGAGCTGCGGTACTACCGCGAGGCCGTCATGGTCCCGGCCCCGGGTCCGACCTCGGAGGAGGCCCGCGCCATCGCGGAGGTGGTGTCCGGGGCGCAGGCCTGA
- the mptB gene encoding polyprenol phosphomannose-dependent alpha 1,6 mannosyltransferase MptB, which yields MGVPAAGPSGSTAFRPEYIGVGGLRADPQVAGRPLWPILVGLLGSLMLVAGSFSVGWLASASPINRWQWLIPWRTQESGVMTGTVLLTLGCWVMFWAWLRLGQTVRPFGPGALRTVNVATALWCLPMVFALPIFSRDIFAYVGQGRLMVNGQDPYTDAISSLNNWFQLGADATWAGSETPYGPVFLWIEEVVVRISGDMNPDLAIFLFRLVAVVGVVLTMVFVPLLARRLSVNGAWAQWVSAANPLFTVSFVASGHNDALMVGLALAGTWCALRAGHPRGGQSTASHVGWGVAAVVLVTASLGVKPITLVLLPFIGLLWAGPRAGWSRKFVYWAVTGGLSLALMVLVGRLNGFGFGWLEVMAGTGSGTSPWAPVGMMSIATRVLMEVLQLGPDLQAIEGFYKSVCRLLSVLIVLALMFLGRQDRVFTRMTWAFTTLVVLSPIVQPWYLLWLLPFFAVIGLRDNWQIKWVVFTVGYFLAFGAMDQLFTWQFLDIAEEVRAASLLVSGVSLVWILAVDRKTSRFIKDHWHVRPALREGVRRLRRRPTGGAAAPHTRPHPVERLGESGSEDAAARGAR from the coding sequence ATGGGCGTGCCGGCCGCCGGGCCCTCCGGATCCACCGCATTCCGTCCCGAGTACATCGGAGTCGGAGGCCTGCGGGCCGATCCCCAGGTCGCGGGCCGCCCCCTGTGGCCCATCCTCGTGGGCCTGCTGGGCTCGCTGATGCTGGTCGCCGGCTCCTTCAGCGTCGGATGGCTGGCCTCGGCGTCGCCGATCAACCGCTGGCAGTGGCTGATCCCGTGGCGCACCCAGGAGAGCGGCGTGATGACGGGCACCGTGCTGCTCACCCTCGGCTGCTGGGTGATGTTCTGGGCGTGGCTGCGCCTGGGGCAGACCGTGCGGCCGTTCGGGCCCGGCGCCCTACGGACGGTGAACGTCGCCACGGCCCTGTGGTGCCTGCCGATGGTGTTCGCACTGCCGATCTTCAGCCGGGACATCTTCGCCTACGTGGGCCAGGGGCGGCTCATGGTCAACGGGCAGGACCCGTACACCGACGCGATCTCCTCCCTGAACAACTGGTTCCAGCTCGGCGCCGACGCCACCTGGGCCGGCTCGGAGACCCCCTACGGGCCGGTGTTCCTCTGGATCGAGGAGGTCGTGGTCCGCATCTCCGGGGACATGAACCCGGACCTCGCGATCTTCCTCTTCCGGCTGGTGGCGGTGGTCGGCGTCGTGCTGACCATGGTGTTCGTGCCCCTGCTGGCCCGGCGCCTGTCCGTGAACGGGGCCTGGGCGCAGTGGGTCAGCGCCGCGAACCCGCTGTTCACGGTCTCCTTCGTGGCCTCGGGCCACAACGACGCCCTCATGGTCGGCCTGGCCCTGGCCGGCACGTGGTGCGCGCTGCGCGCCGGGCATCCTCGCGGCGGGCAGTCCACCGCGTCGCACGTGGGCTGGGGGGTGGCCGCCGTCGTCCTGGTCACGGCATCCCTCGGCGTCAAGCCCATCACCCTGGTGCTGCTGCCCTTCATCGGGCTGCTCTGGGCCGGCCCGCGCGCCGGCTGGTCGCGGAAGTTCGTGTACTGGGCGGTGACCGGCGGCCTCTCCCTGGCGCTGATGGTGCTGGTGGGCCGGCTCAACGGCTTCGGATTCGGCTGGCTGGAGGTCATGGCCGGCACCGGATCGGGCACCTCGCCGTGGGCCCCCGTGGGCATGATGTCCATCGCCACGCGCGTGCTCATGGAGGTGCTCCAGCTGGGCCCGGACCTGCAGGCCATCGAGGGCTTCTACAAGTCGGTGTGCCGCCTCCTGTCCGTGCTGATCGTGCTCGCCCTGATGTTCCTAGGCCGGCAGGACCGCGTGTTCACCCGCATGACCTGGGCGTTCACGACGCTGGTGGTGCTCTCGCCCATCGTGCAGCCCTGGTACCTGCTCTGGCTCCTGCCCTTCTTCGCGGTGATCGGCCTCCGGGACAACTGGCAGATCAAGTGGGTCGTGTTCACGGTCGGCTACTTCCTCGCGTTCGGGGCCATGGACCAGCTGTTCACCTGGCAGTTCCTGGACATCGCGGAGGAGGTGCGCGCGGCGTCCCTCCTGGTCTCCGGGGTCAGCCTTGTCTGGATCCTCGCCGTCGACCGCAAGACCAGCCGGTTCATCAAGGACCACTGGCACGTCCGCCCCGCCCTGCGCGAGGGGGTGCGTCGCCTGCGGCGCCGCCCCACCGGCGGCGCTGCCGCCCCGCACACCCGTCCGCATCCCGTCGAGCGCCTGGGAGAGTCCGGGTCCGAGGACGCGGCCGCCCGGGGCGCGCGGTGA
- a CDS encoding ABC-three component system protein — translation MNALTQESSHSAAGQALGYVHQCMWALVELGKRATSEPAAQLRLETLDDIEFDSAGSPAELLQIKHHTRGDGPLTAQAVDLWRTLNVWMDLPSADKLVLRLVTTRTLSEESGLIRLRDGENRDTSVALEELLKAARTSTSKATDKWREKFLHLNETARVELVDRIIIDDGSLPAAHIDKELVRTFRYAYPTGRDDVFLHLLKGWWSGVSVQLLSRTLEAVTGQDLIVQVTEIADQLKSDALPIDPAVMQEHDESISDLYKDRPFVQQLLWIALENNRLWKAIRDYHRSFTQRSFWLRHQLLAETELDRFAFRLHDEWEQTFDSRIAAMKREGRTDHDVVGQEILEELARESRARLRDRFDEPWFNRGMFHALADGELGYRVGWHPDFESKLEEMLSHVSST, via the coding sequence GTGAACGCATTGACGCAGGAGTCGTCGCATAGCGCTGCCGGCCAAGCCCTCGGATACGTCCACCAATGCATGTGGGCACTCGTTGAACTAGGAAAGCGCGCCACCTCAGAGCCGGCGGCTCAGCTTCGGCTCGAAACCTTGGATGATATCGAATTTGATAGCGCCGGTTCGCCTGCTGAACTCCTGCAGATAAAGCATCACACACGCGGCGATGGTCCGCTCACAGCTCAAGCAGTTGATCTCTGGCGAACTCTGAATGTCTGGATGGACTTGCCTTCGGCCGACAAACTCGTGCTGCGTCTGGTCACCACCCGGACACTCAGTGAAGAGTCGGGCCTGATTCGCCTTCGTGACGGGGAGAACCGCGACACTTCTGTAGCACTCGAAGAGCTGTTAAAAGCGGCAAGAACATCGACGAGCAAGGCCACTGATAAATGGCGTGAGAAGTTCCTTCACCTCAACGAAACCGCCAGGGTTGAGTTGGTAGACCGCATCATCATCGACGATGGATCGTTACCAGCAGCCCACATCGACAAGGAACTGGTCCGAACCTTCCGGTATGCATACCCAACCGGACGAGACGACGTCTTCCTTCACCTCCTCAAAGGATGGTGGTCAGGTGTCTCGGTGCAGCTCTTGAGCAGGACGCTGGAGGCTGTGACTGGTCAAGACCTGATCGTGCAAGTCACAGAGATTGCAGACCAACTTAAGAGCGACGCCTTGCCCATTGATCCAGCCGTCATGCAGGAGCACGACGAGTCGATCTCTGATCTATATAAGGATCGGCCGTTCGTGCAGCAACTCCTCTGGATCGCCCTAGAAAACAACCGTCTCTGGAAAGCGATCCGGGACTATCATCGATCATTCACTCAACGCTCGTTCTGGCTTCGCCATCAACTCCTGGCGGAGACTGAACTTGACCGATTTGCCTTTCGCCTTCATGACGAATGGGAGCAAACCTTCGACTCGCGAATAGCCGCCATGAAACGAGAAGGGCGGACCGACCACGACGTCGTCGGCCAAGAAATTCTAGAGGAACTGGCGCGAGAGTCACGGGCACGTCTGCGAGACCGCTTTGACGAGCCCTGGTTCAACCGTGGAATGTTCCATGCGCTCGCCGATGGCGAGCTGGGGTATCGGGTTGGCTGGCATCCCGACTTCGAGTCGAAACTGGAGGAGATGCTTAGCCATGTGTCATCCACCTGA
- a CDS encoding IS481 family transposase: MSHANAALTPRARLRLAKLIVDEHWPVATAAKMFMVSPPTARKWATRFRAEGPAGMVDRSSRPATMPTRTPPAVVKQIVAARRRRRLGPVQIASELGMPASTVHAVLVRCRINRLARLDRVTAEPIRRYEHPHPGSLIHVDVTKFGRIPDGGGHRFVGRQQGMKHRAATSDREGTRDARYQPRLGVGFLHTVIDDHSRFAYVEMHSDERSQTAIAVLRRAVAHFARLGVEVERVLSDNGSAYRSHAWRDACTELGIKPKRTRPYRPQTNGKIERFHRTLADGWAYAKFYGSETERRAALPGWLHFYNHHRVHSAIGAAPASRLNNLPGHHT, translated from the coding sequence ATGTCCCACGCTAACGCCGCCCTGACCCCTCGCGCCCGCCTACGCCTGGCCAAGCTCATCGTCGATGAGCACTGGCCGGTCGCCACCGCGGCCAAGATGTTCATGGTCTCCCCACCCACCGCACGCAAATGGGCCACCCGCTTCCGGGCCGAGGGACCTGCAGGCATGGTCGACCGGTCCAGCCGGCCGGCCACGATGCCGACCAGAACACCGCCTGCAGTGGTGAAACAGATCGTGGCCGCCAGAAGGCGCCGACGCCTGGGGCCCGTGCAGATCGCCTCAGAACTCGGGATGCCGGCCTCCACCGTCCATGCCGTGCTCGTGCGCTGCCGGATCAACCGCCTCGCCCGTCTGGACCGGGTCACCGCCGAGCCGATCCGCCGCTATGAGCACCCCCACCCCGGCTCGCTGATCCACGTCGACGTCACGAAGTTCGGACGCATCCCCGACGGGGGCGGGCACCGATTCGTCGGGCGTCAGCAGGGCATGAAGCACCGCGCGGCGACCTCGGACCGCGAAGGAACCCGTGATGCCCGATACCAGCCCCGGCTCGGGGTGGGCTTCCTGCACACCGTGATCGATGACCACTCCCGCTTCGCGTATGTCGAGATGCACTCCGACGAACGCAGCCAGACCGCCATCGCGGTGCTGCGCCGCGCGGTCGCTCACTTCGCGCGCCTGGGCGTGGAGGTGGAGCGGGTGCTCTCGGACAACGGTTCGGCCTACCGCTCGCATGCCTGGCGGGATGCTTGCACCGAGCTCGGGATCAAGCCCAAGCGGACTCGGCCCTACCGACCGCAGACGAACGGGAAGATCGAGCGGTTCCATCGCACGCTCGCTGACGGGTGGGCCTACGCCAAGTTCTACGGCTCAGAGACCGAACGCAGGGCCGCGTTGCCTGGATGGCTGCACTTCTACAATCATCACCGAGTCCACTCCGCGATCGGAGCCGCACCTGCCAGCAGGCTCAACAACCTCCCTGGACATCACACCTAG
- a CDS encoding three component ABC system middle component translates to MCHPPEAPASPPARPPEAVALFNTVLTSELLVNACWAKAQRGTTGLAWPAAYLILPLTLHPETRDSLPRDRRITLARWAVRNHDLLADMEYRVANMALPTKRAIRHGLRAGRLGLDGTNLVALARPKGATSQWPTELSDSVKAARFCGQWFNAIETHMAFELLGIGG, encoded by the coding sequence ATGTGTCATCCACCTGAAGCGCCTGCCTCACCTCCAGCCCGCCCGCCAGAGGCCGTGGCACTCTTCAATACCGTCCTGACCTCGGAGCTGCTTGTGAACGCCTGCTGGGCAAAAGCGCAGCGAGGCACCACCGGCCTCGCGTGGCCCGCTGCTTACCTCATCTTGCCGCTCACTCTGCACCCGGAGACACGAGACAGCCTGCCCCGTGATCGACGGATCACCCTCGCTCGTTGGGCTGTACGAAATCACGACTTGCTCGCGGACATGGAATATCGAGTGGCGAACATGGCACTGCCAACCAAACGAGCCATCCGCCACGGCCTCCGAGCCGGGCGACTCGGACTTGACGGAACCAACCTTGTAGCGCTCGCTAGACCAAAAGGTGCCACGTCGCAATGGCCCACCGAACTGAGCGATTCTGTCAAAGCAGCACGTTTTTGCGGACAATGGTTTAACGCCATCGAGACGCACATGGCGTTTGAGCTACTCGGGATCGGAGGTTAA
- a CDS encoding DUF3732 domain-containing protein, giving the protein MHIVSLGVFNESGRRRDVEFRLGALNILTGKSKTGKSAILDIVEYCLGRNTVTIPTGVISDHASWYYVIVQFADERVLICRPNPEGASTYRAMIRTGGLDLAAPTFDELEVNADTEVVKDTLTERLGIDSFTIDPEGGSLRQSFDVSVRQALFYCFQNQGEIASRDVLFHRQVENNIKTTIRDTLPYFLGAATPEQSALRRQLVATRRTLQRTQNSIRAAEADLNEQDSRVTHLIESAVSLDVLPANAGIGAREGIRAVLEGILAYRSDSLSAEESEESRRRRELAEEGRTIRTRIREVDDQLELLSKLQDEHSNSQIEGQYQTERLRALDLLVPKSALTDGDVGVCPLCDQGLDHPDETVDELRSLLNALETRLEASKGVSSRRQATIERLEASREPLVEALRENVVELDAVAQQESAIAAGRERRERIAFLQGRVSQELERGVDIAADLAELRNAERRYRGQLARLEDLSERDDPAAALRAAIDSVSELMTDYARYLRLEGSEHYVRLDPVELTVAVQRPGGRVPLGRMGSAENWVGYHLVAHLALHHWFATNDRPVPRFLMFDQPTQAFFPEEVVDAADDENADWEAVRRQFTLMRDVVAALTGDLQVIVCDHANLADDWFQDAVVENWRNGVAFIPTDWLEDEAG; this is encoded by the coding sequence GTGCACATCGTGTCGTTGGGAGTGTTCAATGAGTCGGGGCGACGTCGTGATGTCGAGTTTCGTCTGGGGGCTCTGAATATCCTGACCGGAAAGTCGAAGACCGGTAAGTCTGCGATACTCGATATCGTCGAATACTGCCTCGGAAGAAACACAGTAACAATCCCGACTGGAGTCATTAGCGATCACGCATCTTGGTACTACGTGATCGTTCAGTTCGCGGATGAACGCGTGCTGATCTGTCGACCGAACCCGGAGGGTGCCAGCACTTATCGGGCGATGATTCGTACAGGCGGTCTCGACCTCGCTGCGCCTACGTTCGACGAACTCGAAGTCAACGCTGACACGGAGGTCGTGAAAGACACACTCACCGAACGGCTCGGAATTGACTCCTTCACCATCGATCCCGAGGGTGGCTCTCTCAGGCAGTCCTTCGACGTCTCAGTCCGACAAGCACTCTTCTACTGCTTCCAGAATCAAGGGGAGATTGCCAGTCGTGATGTGCTCTTTCACCGACAGGTGGAGAACAACATCAAAACAACGATCCGCGACACACTTCCGTACTTCCTCGGTGCAGCGACGCCTGAGCAAAGCGCCCTGCGGCGCCAACTCGTAGCAACACGTAGAACTTTGCAACGAACCCAAAACAGCATCCGAGCTGCGGAAGCAGACCTCAACGAGCAGGACAGCCGAGTCACCCACCTGATTGAATCTGCGGTCAGCCTCGATGTGCTGCCTGCTAATGCGGGAATCGGAGCCAGAGAAGGAATTCGCGCGGTGTTGGAAGGCATCTTGGCCTATCGATCCGATAGCTTGTCTGCCGAAGAATCGGAGGAGTCGCGCCGAAGGAGAGAACTCGCGGAAGAAGGGCGAACGATCCGGACTCGAATCCGTGAAGTTGACGATCAGCTCGAACTGCTTAGCAAATTACAAGACGAACATAGTAACTCGCAGATCGAAGGCCAGTACCAGACTGAAAGGCTTCGCGCACTCGACCTGCTCGTCCCGAAGTCCGCACTGACCGACGGAGACGTGGGGGTTTGCCCGCTGTGCGATCAAGGTCTGGACCACCCAGACGAGACCGTTGATGAGTTGCGATCACTCCTGAACGCTCTGGAAACTCGCCTCGAAGCGTCGAAGGGGGTCTCCTCTCGGCGCCAAGCAACGATTGAACGTCTGGAGGCGAGCCGCGAACCGCTCGTGGAGGCACTCCGAGAAAACGTTGTTGAACTCGATGCCGTTGCCCAACAAGAATCTGCGATCGCAGCGGGCCGTGAGCGACGCGAGCGAATCGCATTCCTCCAGGGCCGGGTCAGCCAAGAACTCGAACGAGGTGTCGACATCGCTGCTGATCTCGCTGAACTGCGAAACGCTGAACGCCGGTATCGCGGACAGCTCGCGCGGCTGGAAGACCTTAGCGAGCGCGACGATCCCGCCGCCGCTCTTCGTGCCGCCATCGACTCGGTGTCTGAACTGATGACGGACTATGCGCGCTACCTTCGGCTTGAGGGTTCCGAGCATTACGTCCGACTTGACCCAGTTGAGCTGACCGTAGCCGTTCAGCGGCCTGGAGGCCGCGTCCCGCTCGGCCGCATGGGAAGCGCTGAGAACTGGGTCGGCTACCACCTCGTCGCTCACCTCGCTCTCCACCACTGGTTCGCCACGAACGATCGACCTGTTCCGCGGTTCCTCATGTTCGATCAACCGACGCAGGCATTCTTCCCCGAAGAGGTCGTAGATGCTGCTGACGATGAGAACGCAGACTGGGAAGCAGTCCGGAGACAATTCACACTGATGCGAGATGTAGTAGCTGCGCTTACCGGTGATCTCCAGGTCATCGTGTGTGACCACGCGAACCTCGCAGACGACTGGTTCCAAGACGCAGTCGTCGAAAACTGGCGAAACGGTGTCGCCTTTATCCCCACGGACTGGTTGGAGGACGAAGCTGGATGA
- the mptB gene encoding polyprenol phosphomannose-dependent alpha 1,6 mannosyltransferase MptB, with the protein MTLAVDGARRDDGGPSGRGSRALNGPAAAPEPAAAVREGLWAALAVMVASWGVGWQPMTPLSVFSGSTLLVPLRTGLAGVLLCAVLLAVGVFALVRAWLRLGRSLQGRWTADGHLAARAALFWSLPLLAALPIFSRDVFSYLQQGRLVALGLDPYEDGISRLPGWFMHGADSIWAESPSPYGPLFLLSAEGIWRLTGGQVELSVAAFRLLALAGLALCLWAVPRLAAAAGREPAWAVWVSVANPLFLLYMVAGAHNDALMTGLLLAGAALLVRVGRRRVVALAGLVLVALSVAIKPLTALTLPFLAMLLPGGWSRFRVGARRLGRVERIGPWITAAVIAAAVLTVLGAGTGLWFGWVRAMTTSGDAAFPYAPVGLLGLGLGWAVDLVSDVPARQAAGWFYSAMTCAALAFTAWMALRRSPREPLVASAAVLVVAIVTAPIIQPWYLLWFLPLLACAPRPLPGVVDHPRWLGWVLTALVLALCGVGVVDQISVAQWLPLGLVRVVAALACLVAAWALVRRDPSTAVLFPRRRRPPDETIEPRGRPAPRRALAAPTTPTAPVQE; encoded by the coding sequence GTGACCCTGGCGGTGGACGGCGCGCGCCGGGACGACGGCGGCCCCTCCGGGCGGGGATCCCGGGCCCTGAACGGTCCCGCCGCGGCGCCCGAGCCCGCCGCCGCCGTCCGCGAGGGGCTCTGGGCCGCCCTGGCGGTGATGGTCGCCTCCTGGGGCGTGGGCTGGCAGCCGATGACGCCGTTGTCGGTGTTCTCCGGCTCCACTCTCCTGGTGCCCCTGCGTACGGGCCTGGCGGGCGTGCTGCTGTGCGCCGTGCTCCTGGCCGTCGGCGTGTTCGCCCTGGTGCGCGCCTGGCTCCGTCTGGGCCGCTCCCTGCAGGGCCGCTGGACCGCTGACGGACACCTGGCCGCGCGCGCCGCCCTGTTCTGGTCGCTGCCCCTGCTGGCGGCGTTGCCGATCTTCTCCCGCGACGTCTTCTCCTACCTCCAGCAGGGGCGCCTGGTGGCCCTCGGCCTGGACCCGTACGAGGACGGGATCTCCCGCCTGCCGGGCTGGTTCATGCACGGCGCGGACTCGATCTGGGCCGAGTCGCCCTCCCCGTACGGGCCGCTGTTCCTGCTCTCCGCCGAGGGGATCTGGCGGCTCACCGGGGGACAGGTGGAGCTGTCCGTCGCCGCGTTCCGCCTGCTGGCGCTGGCCGGACTGGCGCTCTGCCTCTGGGCCGTCCCCCGGCTCGCCGCCGCGGCGGGCCGCGAGCCCGCCTGGGCCGTGTGGGTCTCGGTGGCCAACCCGCTGTTCCTCCTCTACATGGTGGCCGGCGCCCACAACGACGCGCTGATGACCGGCCTCCTGCTCGCCGGGGCGGCCCTGCTCGTCCGCGTGGGGCGGCGCCGCGTCGTCGCGTTGGCCGGGCTGGTGCTGGTGGCCCTGTCCGTGGCCATCAAGCCGCTCACGGCGCTCACCCTGCCGTTCCTCGCCATGCTCCTGCCCGGGGGGTGGAGCCGGTTCCGCGTCGGGGCCCGCCGGCTCGGCCGCGTGGAGCGGATCGGCCCGTGGATCACGGCCGCCGTGATCGCCGCCGCGGTGCTCACCGTGCTCGGCGCCGGCACCGGCCTCTGGTTCGGCTGGGTGCGGGCCATGACCACCAGCGGCGACGCCGCCTTCCCCTACGCCCCGGTCGGCCTGCTGGGGCTGGGCCTCGGCTGGGCCGTGGACCTGGTCTCGGACGTCCCGGCGCGTCAGGCCGCGGGCTGGTTCTACTCCGCCATGACGTGCGCCGCCCTCGCGTTCACGGCCTGGATGGCGCTGCGACGCAGCCCGCGGGAGCCGCTGGTCGCCTCGGCGGCGGTGCTGGTCGTCGCGATCGTGACGGCGCCGATCATCCAGCCCTGGTACCTGCTCTGGTTCCTGCCGCTGCTGGCCTGCGCCCCGCGTCCACTTCCGGGCGTCGTCGACCACCCGCGCTGGCTGGGGTGGGTCCTGACCGCCCTCGTCCTCGCGCTGTGCGGGGTCGGCGTGGTGGACCAGATCTCCGTGGCGCAGTGGCTGCCGCTGGGGCTGGTGCGCGTCGTCGCCGCGCTGGCCTGCCTGGTCGCCGCCTGGGCACTGGTCCGGCGGGACCCCTCCACCGCCGTGCTCTTCCCGCGCCGCCGCAGGCCGCCGGATGAGACCATCGAACCCCGCGGCCGGCCTGCTCCGCGCCGGGCGCTGGCCGCCCCCACGACCCCCACCGCCCCCGTCCAGGAATGA